In the genome of Plasmodium yoelii strain 17X genome assembly, chromosome: 14, one region contains:
- a CDS encoding vacuolar protein sorting-associated protein 26, putative, producing the protein MLANIFGSVCSIDLKIDTEEGRKFSFLRKDKKGEKYPIFSDGEDINGIATITLKPGKKIEHYGIKLELIGQINILNDKCNSYDFFSISKDLEPPGFLIESKQFKWKFSSVDKQYESYFGKNAELRYFVRLNIIKGYSGNIQKEIDFIVQNICIPPEINNTIKMEVGIEDCLHIEFEYDKSKYHLKDVVVGKVYFLLVRIKIKHMELDIIKIETSGIGRNCITETSTLSKYEIMDGSPTKSECIPVRLYLSGFDLTPTYKNIQNKFSVKYYINLIIVDEEERRYFKKQEIFLWRKKMG; encoded by the exons ATG ctAGCTAATATATTCGGAAGTGTTTGCTCTATAGATTTAAAAATAGATACTGAAGAAGGTCggaaattttcatttttaaggAAAGATAAAAAAGGTGAAAAATATCCAATTTTTTCAGATGGGGAAGATATAAATGGAATTGCAACAATAACTTTAAAACcaggaaaaaaaatagaacaTTATGGAATAAAATTAGAATTAATTggtcaaataaatatattaaatgataaGTGTAATtcatatgattttttttcaatatcaaAAGATTTAGAACCTCCTGGATTTTTAATAGAAAGCAAACAATTTAAATGGAAATTTTCATCAGTAGATAAACAATATGAATCTTATTTTGGTAAAAATGCAGAATTAAGATATTTTGTTcgattaaatataataaaaggtTATTCTGGAAATATACAAAAAGAAATAGATTTCATAGttcaaaatatatgtataccacctgaaataaataatacaataaaaatggaaGTAGGAATTGAAGATTGTTTACATATAGAATTTGAGTATGATAAGTCAAAATATCATTTAAAAGATGTTGTAGTTGGaaaagtatattttttattagttagaataaaaataaaacacatGGAATTAGATATTATCAAAATTGAAACATCTGGTATTGGAAGAAATTGTATAACAGAAACATCAACtttatcaaaatatgaaATTATGGATGGGTCTCCAACTAAATCTGAGTGTATACCTGTTAGGTTATATTTAAGTGGATTTGATTTAACGCCcacttataaaaatatacaaaataaattttctgttaaatattatattaaccTTATAATTGTTGATGAAGAAGAGAGGCgctattttaaaaaacaagAGATATTTCTTTGGAGGAAAAAAATGGGATAG
- a CDS encoding AP-3 complex subunit sigma, putative, translating into MIKGVLIINTNGKPRFLRFYDGSSHERQQLITKKIHEIIIKRSTDESCCFIENEELFGMDVKVVYRHFATLFFVFIIDSMESELGILDLIQVFVQVLDVNFENVCELDLVYNYEQINYILDEIVMGGIVLETNIDAIMHSINGSKKLIDNESSFFGD; encoded by the exons atgataaaGGGTGTGTTAATAATTAACACAAATGGGAAGCCGCGATTTTTGCGTTTTTATGATGGAAGC AGTCACGAAAGGCAACaattaataacaaaaaaaatacatgaaataattataaaaagatCAACAGATGAGTCTTGTTGTTTTATTGAAAATGAGGAATTGTTTGGGATGGATGTGAAAGTTGTATATAG ACACTTTGCTACATTATtctttgtttttataattgaTTCTATGGAAAGCGAATTGGGGATTTTGGATTTAATTCAG GTTTTTGTGCAAGTTTTGGATGTGAATTTTGAAAATGTTTGTGAGCTAGATTTAGTATATAATTATGAACAg ataaattatatattggaTGAAATCGTAATGGGAG GAATAGTACTGGAAACAAATATTGATGCTATAATGCATTCGATAAATGGgtctaaaaaattaatagataatgaatcttcattttttggtgattaa